The Mycolicibacterium mucogenicum DSM 44124 genomic sequence GCAGTCGGTTGCCGTCGCCGTCCCAGAAGTAGCTGCCCTCGGCCGCCGTGATGGTCATGGGGTTGAGCGCGGCCTGGGCCGACCAGGAATGGAAGACGTGGGCGCGGTCCAGCGCGTAGGCGCGCTCGGCTTCGGCGCGCATCGAGTCGATCGTGTGTCCGGCGGGCAGAACGTGGTCTGCGGCGAGGGTCATGTCAGGTCCTCTATCTGGTTGCGCTATCAGTTGTTCTCCGGGAAGCCCAGGTTGATGCCGCCGTGGCTGGGGTCGGCCCAGCGCTGGGTGACGGCCTTGGCGCGGGTGAAGAACTGCACGCCTTCGGGGCCGTAGGCGTGGGTGTCGCCGAACAGCGAGGCCTTCCAGCCGCCGAAGCTGAAGAACGCCATGGGAACCGGGATCGGGACGTTGATGCCGACCATGCCGACCTCGACCTCGTTCTGGAACCGGCGGGCCGCGCCACCGTCGTTGGTGAAGATCGCGGTGCCGTTGCCGTAGGGGTTGTTGTTGATAAGTTCCAATGCCTCGTCGTAGGTTTCGACGCGGACGACCGACAGCACGGGGCCGAAGATCTCGTCGGTGTAGACGCTCATCTCGGGGGTGACGTTGTCGAGCAGGGTCGGGCCCAGCCAGAAGCCGCCTTCGGCCCCCTCGACGGTGACATTGCGGCCGTCGAGCACGACCTTGGCGCCCTCGGCCTCGCCGGCGTCGATGTAGGCGGCCACCTTGTCCCGGTGCACCTTGGTGATGAGCGGGCCCATGTCCGAGCCCTTGGCGCCGTCACCGGTCTTGATGGCGGCGGCGCGCTCGGCGATCTTGGCGACCAGGTCGTCGGCGATCGGACCGACGGCGACGCAGGCCGAGATGGCCATGCAGCGCTCACCGGCCGAACCGAAGCCGGCATTGACCATGCTGTCGGCGGCCAGATCCAGGTCGGCGTCAGGCAGGATCACCGCGTGGTTCTTGGCGCCGCCGAGGGCCTGCACGCGCTTGCCGGAGGCGGTGGCGGTCCGGTAGACGTATTGCGCGATCGGGGTGGAGCCGACGAACGAGACGGCCTTGATGGCGGGGTTGGTCAGCAGCTCGTCGACGGCGGTCTTGTCACCCTGCAGGACGTTGAAGACGCCGTCGGGCAGACCGGCTTCCTTCCACAGTTCGGCCATCCACAGCGAGGACGACGGGTCCTTCTCGGACGGCTTGACGACGACGGTGTTGCCGGCGGCGATGGCGATGGGGAAGAACCACATCGGCACCATGGCCGGGAAGTTGAACGGCGCGATGATGGCGACCGGGCCGAGGGCCTGGCGGATGTTGTAGACGTCGACGCTGGTGGAGGCGTTCTCGGCGTAGCCGCCCTTGAGCAGATGCGGGATGCCGCAGGCGAATTCGACGACCTCGATGCCGCGGGCGACCTCGCCCATGGCGTCCGAGAGCACCTTGCCGTGCTCGGCGGTGATGATCGCGGCGAGCTCCTCGCGGCGGGCGTTGAGCAGCTCGCGGAACGCGAACAGCGTCTGCACCCGCTTGGTGATCGAGGTGTCGCGCCAGGCCGGGAAGGCGGCGACGGCGGCGTTGATGACGGTCTGGGCGTCCTCGACGCTCGCGAGCGCGACCTGGCCGGTGACCTGGCCGGTGGCCGGGTTGGTGACCGGTGCCGACTGTCCCGAGGATCCGGTGAAGACGTCGTTGTTGATCCAGTGCGAGATGGTCTGCGAGGTGGTCATCGTCGAGGTTGGCCTTCCTGGTCGGGGCGGGTGTGCACTCAGCTTGCCCCGGCGGAACCCCCGAATCGGCCGACAATCTGTATCACGTTCGACCTTACGATTTACACTTTGTAAATGCCGACCGTCGCCGAGATCGTCGCCCTGCCGGTCATCCAGCAGGGCGAGCCCGAGATTCTCTGCGCAACCGGGTTCGACCGCCCGATCCGGTGGGTCCACGTCAGTGATGTCCCGGACCTCTCGGAAGTCCTGCAGGGTGGCGAGCTGGTGCTGACGACGGGTGCCGCGCTGCGGGCCGCGCCGCTGGAGTACCTGCGGTCGGTGGCGGCCGCGCACGCCGTCGGCGTCATCGTCGAATTGGGCGCCGGGGCCGTGCCGCTGCCGGTCAATGTCGGGTCGATCGCCGAAGAGTTGGGTCTGGCCCTGGTGGCGGTGCGCCGGGTGATCAAGTTCGTCGAGGTGACCGAACAGGTGCACCGGGTGATCGTCGCCGACCAGTACCAGGAGGTCGATTTCGCGCGGCAGACGCACGAGGTGTTCACCGACCTGAGCATGCGCCGGGCGACGCCCGCCGGGATCGCCGAGGCGGCGGCGAATCTGCTCGGCGCGCCCGTCGTCCTCGAGGACCTCACGCACCAGGCGATCGCGGTGGCGACGGCCGGGCGTCCGACCCCAGATGTGTTGCGGGACTGGCAACGTCGGTCCCGTCAGCACGAGACCGGGGCCGTGCGGACCGACGACTGGGTGATCAGCGAGGTGGGCCGCGGCGAGGATGCGTGGGGCCGCCTGATCGCGCTGAGTCCGTCGGACGACGTGGCGGGCCGGTTCACGATGGTGCTGGAGCGGGCGTCCCAGGCGCTGGTGCTGCACCGCATGGCCGAGCGCGGCCGTACCGACATCGAACATCAGGCGCAGGCCGGCCTGCTGGAAGATGTTGCGCGCGAACGCATCCGATTCGAAGATGAGGCGACCGCGCGCGCCTTCGCGCTGGGCTTGCGGCCGGCGGCGCAGTACCTGCCCGTGACGCTGCGGATCGCGGGCTGGGCCGCGCCGGATGGTTCCGACGCCGACCCGGTGTCCGAACAACGCCGCAGTGCGCGCCTGCTCGATGTCGTCACCCGGGCGGTGAAGGCGTTGGGGCACACCGGATTGTTCTCACTGCGCGGGCCCGGCGAGATCGCCATGGTGTTGTCGCTGAACGCGCGCGCGGGCAGCGCGCTCGAACCTCTCGGCCGGGCACTGCGGCGCGACGCCCAACGTGCCGTCGACGCCCAGGGCCTGGTGCTCGGCGTCGGTACGCCGGCGCCGGGGCTTATCGACGCGATCCATCGCATCACCGATGCCGCCCATGTCGCCGAGGCGGCGCTGTCGCTGCCCGCCTCGCAGCGGGTCTGCTTCCGGGTCGCCGACATCAGGCTGCGCGGGCTGCTGTCGATGCTGCGGACCGACCCACGGGTGCAGCGGTTCGCCGAAGGGGAGCTGCGCGCGCTGATCCTGCACGACATGGAGACCGGTGACGGTCTGCTCGACGTGCTGCGCGGATACCTCGAACTCGGCGGCAACAAGTCGGCGCTCGCGTCGCGGCTGCACCTGAGTCGCCCGTCGCTGTACGCGAAACTGGGCCGCATCGAGCAGATTCTGGGCGTCGATCTTGCCGACGGCGAGTCGGCGACCTCGCTGCATGTGGCGTTGCTGATCCTGGAGACACGCAACGCTTTCGGTGGCGGCGGCGCACCGCTGTGACATGCTTCTGACCGTGTCGGGCACATCGCAAAACCGTCAGGGCAATGCCACCCGTGCCAAGTTGGTGAAGACGGCCGAGAAGCTCTTCGCCGAGCAGGGCGTGGATGCCGTCTCCGTGCGCTCGGTCAACGCCGCGGCCGGCCTCGGCGCCGCCTCGGTGCACTACCACTTCGGTTCCAAGGACGAGTTGCTGCGCGCGGTGGTGCTGGACCTCGGCGCCGCGGTGGGATCGGCGATCCAGGCCAATGTCGATGTGCTGGCGGCAGATTCGGCCGCGCCGTCACCCGACGCGTTGGTGCGGGCCGTCACCGCGCCCTATCTCGATCTGCTGCGGCGCCAGCGCACCCGCGGCATGCGCTGGATCAAGATCATGGCCCAGATCACCCAGGCCGGCCCGGCCGACGAGAACATCGAGCCCAAGCTGCGCGTCGCCCTGCTGGCGCAGGTGCGGCGGGCCTTCCCGAACGCCGACGAGGCCCGACTCGAGGCGCGCTGGGCGGTGTCGATCATGGGCTTCGTGCAGGGCCTGAGCCGCGCCGACGAATGGGACCGCGCCAAGCTGTCGGCCCCGGCCCTCGAAGCGTTCTACGAAGACCTCGTGACGTTCGTCGTCGGCGGCACCGAGCGCCTCTTGAACTCTTAACCGCGAGCGGCCGTGTCTGCACGGCAACACGCCGCAAATAGCGTGCATTCTCGTCGCGTTCGCGGCTGATGAGCGTGCTCAAACAGCGCATTCGGCGGCCGTTATTTGTGGATCACTTGATCCAATCGAGTGATCGGATTACAGTCGGCCGGGCAAGCCGAGACATCCCTCACCCAGAATCAGGAGACCACCGTGAGCAGCGTTGCCCAGTGGAGCCCGACGTCCATGAAATTCGGGGCGTTCCTCGCCCCGTACCATCCGCTCAATGCCGACCCGGCGCTGCAGTTGCGCCGCGACATCGACCTGATGACGCACCTGGACCACCTCGGCTTCGAAGAGGCGTGGATGGGGGAGCACCATTCGACCGGCTCCGAGATCGTCCCGGCCCCCGATGTTTTCATCGCCGCCGCCGCCGAGCGCACCGAACGCATCCGCTTCGGCACCGGCGTGATGTCGCTGCCGTACCACCACCCGCTGATCACCGCTGACCGCATCACCCAGCTGGACCTGCAGACCCGCGGCCGCCTGATCGTCGGCACCGGCCCCGGCAAGATTCCGCTCGACGCGCACATGATGGGCATCACCACCACCAACCAGCGCCGCATGCAGGGTGAGGCCCTGGAGGCCGTGCTCGCCCTGCTGCGCGGTGAGGTCGTCAACATGGAGACCGACTGGTTCACCCTGCGCGACGCCCGCGCCCAGCTGCCCACCTACAACCCGGCCGGCATCGAGGTCGTCACCGCCTCGACCATCTCGCCCAACGGTTCGGTGCTGGCCGGCAAGCACGGCCTGTCGCTGTTGTCGCTCGCGGCGAGCTCGCAGGCGGGCTATGAATCACTGGACCGCAACTGGGGTGTGTACGAACAGGTTTCGGCCGAGAACGGCTACGTCGCCGACCGGTCGACGTGGCGTCTGGTCAACCCGATGTTCATCGCCGAGACGCGCGAGGAGGCCGAGCGCGCCGTCAGCCGTCGCATCAACCACATCGCCGAGTACGTCAACCGACAGCAGAACATCAACCCGGATTGGGCGCAGACCCCGGCCGGCATCATCGACTACTGGCGCAACGAGTCGCTCGGCGAGTTCGGGCAGGCGATCATCGGTACGCCGGAAGACGCCATCGCGCAGATCGATCGCCTGATCGAGAAGACCGGCGGCTTCGGCACCCTGCTGATCATGCACGTGGATCTCGCCGACTGGGAGAACACCAAGCGCAGCTACGAGCTGTTCGCCTCGGAGGTCATCCCGCACTTCCGTCGCCGCAACGTCGCGCGGCAGGCCAGTCTGCAGTTCGCGCAGGACAACTCCGAGGTGCTGATCGGCAACCTCGTCGGCGCAATCACCAAGGCGTACACCGATTACTACGGCCGGCCGACCGATCTCCCCGCCACTCCGGCGCCCTCGACCGAACTCAACACCGCAGGAGCACACGCATGAAGGCAGCACAGTTCATCGACGGCCAGTTCACCGTGACGGACGTTCCGGAGCCCCCGGCCACCGGTCCGGGACAGCTGCGCATCAAGGTGGCCGCGTGCGGCATCTGTGGCAGTGACCTGAGTATGTCCAAGGACCCGTGCCGCTTCGTTTCCGTCGCCGCCGGGGCGGGCTTCCCGTTCGCGGTGTTCGACGCCACCCGTCCGGTGGTGCTGGGGCATGAATGGGCGGGCGTCGTCGTCGAAACCGGCGCGGGCGTCGAGGATTTCAAGGTCGACGACCGCGTCACCGGGCTGGGTATCACCACCGAGCAGAACGGGATGCCGACCATCATCGGCTACTCGAACGACTACCACGGGGCGTTCGGCGAGTACATCGTCGTCGACGCGTTCTGGGTGCGGCACGTGCCCGACGGCCTCTCGCTGGAGCACGCGTCCCTCGCCGAACCACTGCACGTCGGCGAGATGCACATGCAGCAGTCGGGGCTGGCGCCCGCGGACACCGCGCTGGTGATCGGCTGCGGCTCGATCGGCCTGGGCACCATCCTCGCCGCGAAGGCCGCCGGCGCACACCTCGTCATCGCCTCGGAGCCGTCGCCGAAGCGGCGCGAGCTCGCCGCGAAGATGGGCGCCGACATCGTCGTCGACCCCAATGAGCAGGACCCGATCGAGGTCTACAACGAGTTGCTGGCAAGCGGCAAGACCGGCGGTGGGCTCTTGATCGCCTACGAGTGCAGCGGCCGGGTCGGCACGCTCAACACCCTGACCCACACGCTGCCGTGGGGTTCGCGGATTCAGGTGGTGGCATCCCCGTTCGCCGAGGAGACCATCATCCCGGTCGTGGCGCAGATGCGGCAGATCGCGATCAACTTCGGGCACGGCCCGTACGAGCAGGCCTACGAAAAGGTACTGGCCCGGCTGGCCGCGGGCGAGATCGACGCCGAGGCGCTGATCACCGGACGTACCGGGCTCGACGGCATCGCCGACGCGTTCACCGCCCTGCGGAATCCGGACGAACACGTCAAGATCCTGGTACTCCCGTCGTGATCGTGAGCAGCGTTACCGACGTGTAGCCGTGTCGATCACGGGACAGGCGGGCCCGGGTGCGGCACAGTTAACTGTATGGCCGGTCAAATGATTCCGAAGCCCAGTGACCTGAAGGCCGCGGCGCAGTCCGCGGTCGATGCCGCCCAGTCCGCCGTCGAGATGACGCAGGCGGTGGCCAGCGGTGCCATGCGCATCCCGCCGGCCTCCGTCCAACTCGCCGCCCAGGTACCCGATCTCATCGAGAACCTGGCGGTGGCCACCGAGCGGCTCAACGCGACGATCGACCGCACCGAGCGGTTCATGGCCATGGCCGATCCCATGTTCCGCACGCTCGACGCCCTGCTGCCGCAACTCGAAGCCCTGGTGAACACCGGCAACGAGGTGTTCCGGCTGCTGTCCAACATCCCCGGGGTGTCGAGGCTGAACCCCTTCAGCGGGGGACCCAAACCGCCGCAAGACAGGTGATTTGTGCACGATTTTCCGCGCCGGCCGCGGAAAATCGTGCACAAATCACTGCAGGGCGTTGAAGCGCAGCGTCAATCCGTCGATGAATGCGGTGAGGGCCAGCTCGAAACCGGCCGTGTCGATCTGGTCGGCCTTGCCGCGCAGCAGATGTGCCTGGCCCATGTGCGGGTAGCGGTCGCGGTAGACCTGCACGTCGTCGGTGAACCCGCGCGAGAAGGAGCCGACGGTCGATCCGAGCACCAGCGACCGGGTGGCAGCGCCGATCAGAGTCGCTTCGCGCGGTGGCCAGCCGGCGCCGACCAGGCCGCCGTGTACGGCGTCGGCGATGCGGAGACTGACGTCGCGACGGCCCGGCCCGGTCGCCAGGTAGGGCACGAGATTCGGGTGGGCCGCCAGCGCGGCGCGGTGCGAGCGGGCCCACGCCGCCAGCGCGTCCTGCCAGTCGTCGCCGCGGTCGAACCCTGACGTGTCGATCTCCCCGGCGACCCGGCTCGCGACGGCGTCGAGCACGTCGTCCTTGGTGGGGTAGTGCTTGTACAGCGACGACGCCTGCACGCCGAGTTCGGCGGCCAGCTTGCGCATCGACATTTCGGCGAGGCCGTCGCGATCGATCAATTCCAATGCCGTGTCACGGATGAGTTCGCGGTTGAGCAGCGGTACGCGGGGCCTGCCCATCTGCTTCTCCCTTGAATTAGCGAACGTTGTTAGCTTATGGTGACAGCAACAAGCTAACACTGTTCACCACTTTTGAGGAGTTGTCTGTGAAACGCGAGGTCTACAGCGAAGAGCATGAGGATTACCGGGCCATGATCCGGGCCTTCGTCGAGGCCGAGGTCAGTCCGGTCTACGACGAGTGGTTCGAGAAGGGCCTGGTGCCGCGCGAGTTCTACTACAAGCTCGGCGAACTCGGCATCTTCGGCGCGGAAATCCCGGAGGAGTACGGCGGCGAGGGCCTGACCTCGTACAAGTTCCAGGCGATCCTCACCGAGGAACTCGCCCGCGCCGCGGTGTCGTTCGGTGGCTCCAGTGTGCACGTCGGTCTGTGTCTGCCCTACATCCGCGACATCGGCAACGAAGAGCAGAAGAAGCGCTGGTTCCCCGGCATGCTCAGCGGCGAGATCATGTTCGCCATCGCGATGACCGAGCCCGGCACCGGTTCCGACCTGGCCGGAATGCGCACCACCGCAAAGCTTTCCGAGGACGGCACGCACTACGTCCTCAACGGTTCCAAGACCTTCATCACCGGCGGTGTACACGCCGACCGCGTGATCGTCTGCGCGCGTACATCGGCCCCCAAGGAAGACGACCGCCGCTTCGGCATCTCGCTGCTGGTGGTCGACACCAAGCTGGAGGGCTACTCGGTCGGCCGCAAGCTCGACAAGCTGGGCCTGCGCTGCTCGGACACCGCCGAGCTCAACTTCACCGACGTCAAGGTCCCGGTCGAGGACATCCTCGGCGAGGCCGACCAGGGCTTCAACTACCTCGGCCAGAACCTGCCGCGCGAGCGGCTCGGCATCGCCGTCAGCGCATACGCGCAGGCCAAGGCCGCCGTCCGATTCGCCGTGCAGTACACCAAGGACCGCACCGTGTTCGGCAAGCCGGTCGCCTCGTTCCAGAACACCAAGTTCGAGCTCGCCGCCTGCCAGGCCGACGTCGACGCGATGGAAGCCGTCGTCGACCGTGCCATGGAAGCCCACGATCTCGACGAGCTGTCCGCCGCCGACGCCGCCAAGGCCAAGCTGTTCTGCACCGATGCGGCAGCGCGCGTGATCGACCGCTGCCTGCAATTGCACGGCGGCTACGGCTACATCAACGAGTACCCGATCGCCCGGCTGTATGCCGACAACCGCGTCGGCCGCATCTACGGCGGTACCAGTGAGGTCATGAAGATGATCATCGCCAAGGACATGGGCCTCTAAATCGACTGTCGCAGTGTGCGAAGGCGCCCGTCGGAGTAACTTCACTCTCGGGCGCCTTTCTGCATTTTCCGGCTCGGGTGAGGTGCCCGAATCGAGGGAACGACGTAAGTGGCAGCCCCACGACACCACGTGCACGTGTGCGACCACCCGCTCACGCGGGGTCAGGCGCGCCGACTCAGTCGGCGCTTCGCCGTCGCGGGAGTGCAGATCGAGCCCGGACGCCTGCAGGAGATCGCGGCGGGCGCCGCCACCGTCGGCGACGAGCACATCGACGTCGCGTTCGCCATGGTCGCCATCAGCTACGTCGAGGACCGCCGCATCGCAAAATTGACGCGCATTCGCCGCCGGATGGGCCGCTGGCTGCCGGTGGGTGCGATGATCGTGTTGAGTCTGTGTCTGCTCATCAGCCTGGCGATGGCCATGCTGACGCTGATGCAGCCCACGTTCACGGGGGTATGAGGAGTCGAGATCGAGAACGTACTGACGCGGTGGGCGATCGGGGTCATCGCCTTCGCGATGATCGTCGTCGCTGCCGTGTTGCCGTGGTACACCGCGCACAACGAGCATGGCCACGGTTCCATGAGCGGCTGGGGGATCTGGGACATCACCGGGAACCTGGGCGCCGCGCTGCGGCCGCTGCCGTTCGCCGTGCTGATCGTGCTCGCTGCCGGCACGATGATCGTCGCTGCGATACGCGCCATGTTCGGCACCGCGCTGGCCGCGGCCATCGCGTGCTTCGTGGTCAGTCTGCTGCCGTTGATGACGGGTGGCGCGGTCGACCGGCGGCTGGCCGGAAGTGATTCTGTCGCAGTGGTTCTCGGTCAGGCGGTCACGCCGATGATCGCCATCGGCATCGTGGCCTGCGTGGTGACCTGGATCGGCTATGCGCGGTGCGTGCTGCGCGCGGCGCCGAGAGCCGAAGTCGAGGTCCAGCCGGTCTGACCGGCATTCCACTGATCGGACGTTCGCCCTGTCCGGGCCCGTGCCCTGCGATTTACTTCGGCCATGGGTGCACAGGAACTGTTCGGTGGTGGGGTTTCGGTCATCACGGGTGCCGGCTCGGGGATCGGGGCCGGTCTGGCCCGGTATGCGGCCAAGCTCGGGATGACGACGGTGCTGGCCGACGTCGACGCCGCCGCGATCACCGCCCTGCGTGACGAGCTGTCCGAGGCCGGTGCAACCGCCGTCGACGCGGTGTGCGACGTGCGCGATGCCGAGGCCGTGCAGGCCCTGGCCGACCGGGTCAACCGCGAGATCGGGCCGGTGCGCCTGCTGGTGAACAACGCCGGCATCGAGCAGTTCGGGTACCTGTGGGACACCCCGGTCGCCAACTGGGACCGCGTCATGGACATCAACGTCAACGGCGTCTTCCACGGTGTGCGGGCCTTCCTGCCCGCCATGCTGGCGTCGGGCGAACCGGCGTGGGTGTGGAACATGTCGTCCGTCGGCGGCGTGTCGACGGTGCAACTGCAGGCGCCGTACATCGTCAGCAAGCACGCCGTGCTGGCGCTGACCGAGTGCTTGCGCGTCGAGGTCGAGCTCGCCGGGCACGACAACCACGTCAGCGTGCAGGCGGTGCTGCCCGGACCGGTGCAGTCCAACATCTTCACCGCGGCCGGCGGTGTCGACAGTGGAAGCGGGGACGCCGCCGACGCCTCAGAGTCCGAGCGCGCGGCGATGCACCAGCTCTCCGCCATGGACCCGCTCACCGCGGCCGAGGCCATCTTCGACCAGTCGGCAGCCGGCGGCTTCTACCTGACCACGCATCCCGACGCCATCGCCGGCGCCATGGCCGAACGCGCCCGGGTCCTCAGCGAGCAGGCGATCCCGAAGCTGCGCACCCGCCGGTTCGACACCAAGTGATTTGTGCACGATTTTCCGCGCTCACCGCGGATTTTCGTGCACAAATCACCCCAGAGAGGCGAGGAGGGCGGCCAGTCCGTACTCGAACACCGCGTCGTAGTCGGTCGGCGAGCGCAGGGCGTCGACCAGTTTCTGATCCGGCCAGTCGTCGCCCCACAGTGACGGGTCCTCTTCCTCGTGCTCGCCGCTGCGGATCGCCGAAAACTGCATCAGCGCAGACGAAATCACGTGCACCTCGATGGACCGCAAGGCCAGGGCCGCGCGGTTGC encodes the following:
- a CDS encoding CoA-acylating methylmalonate-semialdehyde dehydrogenase; translation: MTTSQTISHWINNDVFTGSSGQSAPVTNPATGQVTGQVALASVEDAQTVINAAVAAFPAWRDTSITKRVQTLFAFRELLNARREELAAIITAEHGKVLSDAMGEVARGIEVVEFACGIPHLLKGGYAENASTSVDVYNIRQALGPVAIIAPFNFPAMVPMWFFPIAIAAGNTVVVKPSEKDPSSSLWMAELWKEAGLPDGVFNVLQGDKTAVDELLTNPAIKAVSFVGSTPIAQYVYRTATASGKRVQALGGAKNHAVILPDADLDLAADSMVNAGFGSAGERCMAISACVAVGPIADDLVAKIAERAAAIKTGDGAKGSDMGPLITKVHRDKVAAYIDAGEAEGAKVVLDGRNVTVEGAEGGFWLGPTLLDNVTPEMSVYTDEIFGPVLSVVRVETYDEALELINNNPYGNGTAIFTNDGGAARRFQNEVEVGMVGINVPIPVPMAFFSFGGWKASLFGDTHAYGPEGVQFFTRAKAVTQRWADPSHGGINLGFPENN
- a CDS encoding PucR family transcriptional regulator; protein product: MPTVAEIVALPVIQQGEPEILCATGFDRPIRWVHVSDVPDLSEVLQGGELVLTTGAALRAAPLEYLRSVAAAHAVGVIVELGAGAVPLPVNVGSIAEELGLALVAVRRVIKFVEVTEQVHRVIVADQYQEVDFARQTHEVFTDLSMRRATPAGIAEAAANLLGAPVVLEDLTHQAIAVATAGRPTPDVLRDWQRRSRQHETGAVRTDDWVISEVGRGEDAWGRLIALSPSDDVAGRFTMVLERASQALVLHRMAERGRTDIEHQAQAGLLEDVARERIRFEDEATARAFALGLRPAAQYLPVTLRIAGWAAPDGSDADPVSEQRRSARLLDVVTRAVKALGHTGLFSLRGPGEIAMVLSLNARAGSALEPLGRALRRDAQRAVDAQGLVLGVGTPAPGLIDAIHRITDAAHVAEAALSLPASQRVCFRVADIRLRGLLSMLRTDPRVQRFAEGELRALILHDMETGDGLLDVLRGYLELGGNKSALASRLHLSRPSLYAKLGRIEQILGVDLADGESATSLHVALLILETRNAFGGGGAPL
- a CDS encoding TetR/AcrR family transcriptional regulator; the protein is MLLTVSGTSQNRQGNATRAKLVKTAEKLFAEQGVDAVSVRSVNAAAGLGAASVHYHFGSKDELLRAVVLDLGAAVGSAIQANVDVLAADSAAPSPDALVRAVTAPYLDLLRRQRTRGMRWIKIMAQITQAGPADENIEPKLRVALLAQVRRAFPNADEARLEARWAVSIMGFVQGLSRADEWDRAKLSAPALEAFYEDLVTFVVGGTERLLNS
- a CDS encoding LLM class flavin-dependent oxidoreductase, which gives rise to MSSVAQWSPTSMKFGAFLAPYHPLNADPALQLRRDIDLMTHLDHLGFEEAWMGEHHSTGSEIVPAPDVFIAAAAERTERIRFGTGVMSLPYHHPLITADRITQLDLQTRGRLIVGTGPGKIPLDAHMMGITTTNQRRMQGEALEAVLALLRGEVVNMETDWFTLRDARAQLPTYNPAGIEVVTASTISPNGSVLAGKHGLSLLSLAASSQAGYESLDRNWGVYEQVSAENGYVADRSTWRLVNPMFIAETREEAERAVSRRINHIAEYVNRQQNINPDWAQTPAGIIDYWRNESLGEFGQAIIGTPEDAIAQIDRLIEKTGGFGTLLIMHVDLADWENTKRSYELFASEVIPHFRRRNVARQASLQFAQDNSEVLIGNLVGAITKAYTDYYGRPTDLPATPAPSTELNTAGAHA
- a CDS encoding alcohol dehydrogenase catalytic domain-containing protein, translated to MKAAQFIDGQFTVTDVPEPPATGPGQLRIKVAACGICGSDLSMSKDPCRFVSVAAGAGFPFAVFDATRPVVLGHEWAGVVVETGAGVEDFKVDDRVTGLGITTEQNGMPTIIGYSNDYHGAFGEYIVVDAFWVRHVPDGLSLEHASLAEPLHVGEMHMQQSGLAPADTALVIGCGSIGLGTILAAKAAGAHLVIASEPSPKRRELAAKMGADIVVDPNEQDPIEVYNELLASGKTGGGLLIAYECSGRVGTLNTLTHTLPWGSRIQVVASPFAEETIIPVVAQMRQIAINFGHGPYEQAYEKVLARLAAGEIDAEALITGRTGLDGIADAFTALRNPDEHVKILVLPS
- a CDS encoding TetR/AcrR family transcriptional regulator, producing the protein MGRPRVPLLNRELIRDTALELIDRDGLAEMSMRKLAAELGVQASSLYKHYPTKDDVLDAVASRVAGEIDTSGFDRGDDWQDALAAWARSHRAALAAHPNLVPYLATGPGRRDVSLRIADAVHGGLVGAGWPPREATLIGAATRSLVLGSTVGSFSRGFTDDVQVYRDRYPHMGQAHLLRGKADQIDTAGFELALTAFIDGLTLRFNALQ
- a CDS encoding acyl-CoA dehydrogenase family protein; this translates as MKREVYSEEHEDYRAMIRAFVEAEVSPVYDEWFEKGLVPREFYYKLGELGIFGAEIPEEYGGEGLTSYKFQAILTEELARAAVSFGGSSVHVGLCLPYIRDIGNEEQKKRWFPGMLSGEIMFAIAMTEPGTGSDLAGMRTTAKLSEDGTHYVLNGSKTFITGGVHADRVIVCARTSAPKEDDRRFGISLLVVDTKLEGYSVGRKLDKLGLRCSDTAELNFTDVKVPVEDILGEADQGFNYLGQNLPRERLGIAVSAYAQAKAAVRFAVQYTKDRTVFGKPVASFQNTKFELAACQADVDAMEAVVDRAMEAHDLDELSAADAAKAKLFCTDAAARVIDRCLQLHGGYGYINEYPIARLYADNRVGRIYGGTSEVMKMIIAKDMGL
- a CDS encoding SDR family NAD(P)-dependent oxidoreductase; the protein is MGAQELFGGGVSVITGAGSGIGAGLARYAAKLGMTTVLADVDAAAITALRDELSEAGATAVDAVCDVRDAEAVQALADRVNREIGPVRLLVNNAGIEQFGYLWDTPVANWDRVMDINVNGVFHGVRAFLPAMLASGEPAWVWNMSSVGGVSTVQLQAPYIVSKHAVLALTECLRVEVELAGHDNHVSVQAVLPGPVQSNIFTAAGGVDSGSGDAADASESERAAMHQLSAMDPLTAAEAIFDQSAAGGFYLTTHPDAIAGAMAERARVLSEQAIPKLRTRRFDTK